Sequence from the Mesorhizobium sp. PAMC28654 genome:
TTGAGCCGATGCGGATCCAGCGAACCGCTTGCCGTCAGCCTTCAATCCGTCCGCGCCAGGATCTGCTCCAGGGCCGCGAGATAATGGTGCCAGCCGCTCCTGGCGCCCCGATAGGCCTGTTCCTGGTCCGACCGGAAGCCCGACTGTTCCATGCGCAGGCGCGTGCCGGTGGGGGTGGGCGTCAGCGTCCAGGTGACGGTGCTTTCGAGGCCATAGGCATCCCAGGTGTAGGACAGCGTCCTGTTGGGCTCGACCGCCGTGACCTTGCAGTCGACGACGATGCTGATGCCGGGCTGCGGTTCCTTGCTCAGATTGAAACGGTGGCCGGTAACCGGCACGAAATCGTTCTTCATCAGCCACTCCTCGATCAGGTGCGGTTGGGTCAGCGCGCGCCAGATCTT
This genomic interval carries:
- a CDS encoding SRPBCC family protein gives rise to the protein MTSLATETRSVIVEREIAYPPEKIWRALTQPHLIEEWLMKNDFVPVTGHRFNLSKEPQPGISIVVDCKVTAVEPNRTLSYTWDAYGLESTVTWTLTPTPTGTRLRMEQSGFRSDQEQAYRGARSGWHHYLAALEQILARTD